The Chitinophaga niabensis genome segment TCAGGGTGCCTTTCAGAGAGTCCACTGATTTCAGGGAGGATAACACAAAGGCCGGGTATAAACCTGCTGCCAGCCCCGTGAGGCAGATCAGCAATAGCGGAAAAGCGATGAAGTATAAAGGGAACTCATCCAGGGAAGGGAGGGTTCTGTTGAGGATCTGACCGAAAGTGTTCTTCAATGCGAGATAGAGCACAAATGCCAGTATAGCAGAAATGAAAACGAGGATAGTGGATTCTATCAGGAACTGCCAGATGAGTTGTTTCCTTAAACTGCCTAATACTTTGCGTACGCCTATTTCTTTCATACGGGAAGAAGAGCGGCTCACGGAAATATTGATGAAGTTGATAACGGCCATCAGCAGGATAAACAGGGCAACACCGGAAAGGGTATACAACATGCGGCTCACCAGCCGGTTATCTTTTTGAAGGTAATAATCTTTCAGGGCTACCACATATGGCTGTACATTATCTGATACCTGTGCCGGGGTATTTTGTTTGATCAGCACGGCCATGGGCTGTGCCAGCTGAGCAGCGGTTACACCGTCCTGCAATTCCAGCATGCCTACTATATATGGATTGTTCCAGCTTTCCATGTCACGGCCGAAGAAAGGAAATGCCTTGGGCGAAAGATAGATGCCGTTTTCATTCTGATCAGTAAGGCTGGTCACAGAATTTTTGCCATTGATCCTTATCACGGCAGTGACCTGGAAATCATGTTTATCGCCGGAGAAATTTTCGAGGCTCATGGTTTTTCCCAGTGCGTCTGCAGAACCAAAATACTTTTTAGCCATGGTTTCTGTGACTACCATGGAGTAAGGTGCATTGAGCGCAGTGGCGGCATCTCCCTGTAATACTTTGAAGCCATACATGGTAAGGAAGGTGCTGTCTCCGATCTGAACACCCTGGCGGAATTTCTTTTCTCCAACGGCGGCATTGGTGGTAACACCATCCCAGCGGTAGTAGTTCTTTACGAGGGTGGGGTATTGCTCTTTCAGGGCTTTAGCCAATGGGCCAATAGTAGCGAGTTCAAAACCCATATTGGCGTCTTTCCATTTGCTCTGGATGATGTATTGATTGGGGGCGTTCTTCAGGGTAGTATTCACCTGTAATTCGCTCCAAACGTACGCCATGATCAGCATGGCAAAGGTAATGCCTGTTGCCAGCCCGGTAATATTCAACAGGGAATAGAAACGATTTTTGAGGATATTCCGTTGCGCGATCTTAACGTAGTTTAGTAGCATAAGGTATAATTGAACTTCAGGGAACGCTCAAACGAAATGCCATGAATGGAGTTGATTGATAATGAAGTGTTTATAGCTCTATGGATTCTTAAACTGTCCGCTTTTAATACATCCGGTGTTCAGTTTTATATTTACAGGAACAGGTCAGGATGTAATGGCCCGCCGGGTGTAACGGCGTATTTTTCCAGGTCGGTGATCCCTTCGTCCTTTAATACATCTTCATCAATGAAGTTATTACCTGTACAAACGGCAGAAGACCTGCTCAGGATGTAGTATACCGCATCTGCGATAATACCCGGTTTGCGGCTTCTGCTGATAAGTGCTTCTCCTCCCAGGAGATTCCTTACAGCGGCGGTGGCAATGGTGGTAGCAGGCCAGAGGGAATTGGCGGCAATGCCGTAAGTTTTTAATTCTTCCGCCCAGCCTAATACGAGCATACTCATATTGTATTTGCTGATGGTATAAGCCACATGCGGGCCCAGCCATTGTGGTGCTAAATTGACGGGAGGGGATAAGGTGAGGATATGCGGATTGCTTCCTTTTTTCAGCCAGGGGATGCAATGTTGTGTAACAAGAAAAGTGCCCCGCACATTAATATCATACATCAGGTCGAAGCGTTTGGCGGGTGTTTGTTCTGTATTCGTTAATTGTATGGCAGATGCATTATTGATAAGGATATCTATCCCGCCGAACTTATCTGCGGCTTGCTGAACGGCCTGCTGAATATTGGCTTCATCGCGGATGTCTACCTGCACGGGTAGTGCTTTGCCACCTGCTTTTTCCACTGCTTCCGCTACAGAAAAAATAGTGCCGCCAAGGCGCGGGTCTTCTTCCACACTCTTTGCGGCAATAACAATATTAGCACCTTCGGCAGCAAGTTTGAGGGCTATTGCTTCTCCGATGCCTCTGCTGGCGCCGGTAATGAAAACAGTACGGTCCCTGAAAGTCATATTGCGATCATTTTGCTAAAGGTATGTTATTATCCTTTATACATGACCTGCTTTATGATGTCGTAATCAAGGGTTTCCATGGCTTTTTGGATGCGGTCGTTCCAATCCAGGAAAGTGCCTGCAGACCAGATGGTGATCAACCGGATCTTATCGCTCCGGAGGTATTCTTTTTTGAGCTTTACCAGGGAGGCTTTGGAGTTGGGGTATTCTCCCGTGAACAGCCAGAATTTACTGTGGCCGCGTACGGCCTGTTTTTTCAGATCCTCTGGGGTATAAGTGGCGCGCAGTGCCCTGAATTCGTCGAGGTCCTTTTGAAGATCAGCAGCACCTTTCGCTATCAGCTCATTTGCTTTTTGGATCCCCGCTATCATTTCTTTGTTCGTCTTTTCTGCCAGTTCAAGGAATTCTGCGGCCTCTTTGGGTTTCGTTTTTTTAAGTTCCAGGTAATAGCCGTCTTTTGAGGGATCGCGGGGCGTGAAGGTTTGTGGTTTATTTTGCTCTTTATGGTCTTGTATCAGCCTTTGTAACCTGCGTTCAATGAAGTCCAGGTACTCAGCTGTGCTGACGGGTTCCCAGGGAACCTGGCCGTTATAGGTAAGCAGCAGGAAATGATTGCCCAGGCTTTCGTAATATAAGGGTTGCCCGCCTACTGTTTTACTGATCACTGGTTCTTTGAAAGCATGCAGCTTTTCATCTTTCACCGGGCTGTCTTCCAGTGAAGTGTAATGGGGGCCTGTTTTGTTGATGTTGATGCAAATGCCGGCATGGTCTGCCGCTATCCTGTCTGCCTGCGGAATGATGCCGCATTTATTATCCCATCCTCTCTGGCTATAGGCTTTAACATTGATCTGCGCATATCCTCCGCCCATTGTCATAGATGTACGGAACCTGGCAGGAGATATGCTGTTGAAGTGTGCATTGCTGCTCACTACTTTTTCAATCGTAAGAACCGCATTCCGGAATGCAGGGGTACTATTGGAATTTGTTTCCAGCGTGGCAACCCAGGGAGGGCAGTTACCCTGGGCAAAAGCAGTGTTAACAAACAACAGACAAAGGATTAGTGCTCTCATTTTGCTTCTTTGGGGGTAAAGGTGCTGGCAATTACATTGCGCACCGGTTTAAGTGTTTGCAGATAATTATAAATAGCTTTCAGTTCAGTGTCAGACATTCCCTTGTAAGCACTCCAGGGCATAGGGGAGCCATCTACGATCCTGCCTAAACGAAACCGGGCGATAAAGTTCTCCTCGCTCCAGTTGAAGATGCGGCTGCTGGAATCCGGGGTGATGTTTGGCGGGGTATAAGTTCCCAGGCGTTCTTCCATGGGGCCGCCGCCGGCGAAAGGTTCTCCGGTAAAGTTGCCTGCAAGGTCCCTTACAGTATGGCAACCGTTACAGTTGGCGATGTTGTGGGCAAGGTATCTCCCATATTCAGCCGAACTGTCCCGCACAACGGATTTGGGAACTTCTCCGTGTGGCCCGTTCGGTTTGATCATATAGGCCTGGATGAGGTTACCCATGAAATTCAGGTTGTGTTTTGGTACCTCATTTTTAACAGGAGGGCGGGAACGGAGATAAGAGATGATGGCGGTGAGGTCTTCATCGCTGGCATCGTGGAAGGACATGAACTCATATACCGCACGCCCGTCTGCGTGTACGCCGTACCGTAGGATACGTGCAATAGCTTCATCAGAATATTTACCGATCCCGGTTTCCTGATCCGGGGTGATGTTCTTGGAATAAATATCCCCTACAGGCAGTTTAAATACTACGCCGCCGGATAAAGGGATGTCCTGGCCAAGGTTCAGCAGGGAATCGTTGTTGGCGGTGCTGTGGCAGTCCATACAGTGAGCAGGGCCGAATACCAGGTGTTTCCCCTGAGCGATCACAGCGCTGTCTTTCGAGGCTTTGATATCCGGATAGGGAGCATCGTATTTGAGTTTTTGCCGGAAAGGGGTCAGCAGCAGGATAATTGCGATAGGCGTTAATACTATTATCGCCGTCCATTTGAGGATTTTTTTGATCATGAGCCTTGGGGTGTTTTTGTTTTCTGGCGCTAAGGTATTGCGGGGTTGGCTGAGCTGAAATGAGGAAGTGGGTGAGTTGGGGGAATTGGAGGATGAATTGGGAAATTATTAATAGTTTGAAATAAACGCTATATTGAGTCCCGAAATATAAAAGATTTGTTTGCCTTTGCAGGGAGTGTTCCGGAAATCCTATTATATTAGTTTGTTTCACCTGTACCTTACTTTTTCCTGTGCCATGAAGAATTTAACCTGGGTTTTTCTTTTAATCCTATTGCCGGGGCTGGCCTATGCTCAGCACGTGTTTCCCATTAAAGCAGACAGTGTGCGGATCTACAACGTTTGCGATACAGCAGAGCTTATTATTGAGAACAGAACACAGGATACGTTAGGATTCCTTTATAATAAAGGGAACGGGCGTACGGAGTTCCGTAAGTTGAAGCTGCAAGATGTGGGTGGTGGTAAACTGGCCATTGTGGGGCAGGATACCGTCAATATTGCCGGCATTGTAACAAGATCAGTTGATACGTTGTGGCGGAATGGGGATAGTATTGTTTACCGGATAAATAATGTGAATTATGGGGTATTTGCGCCGGCTTCCCTGGGCAAATTGAGCGATGTATTGCTGGCAAGTCCGGCGAACGGGCAGTTGTTGCGGTATAATCTGCCTTTGAATAAATGGGAGAACTGGACGTTTGCGGATACGATGCTGGGGAGGGGGGCTAATTATAGATTCCAGATTTCTCCTTATAAACAGGCTGTAGTAGGCGGGGCTCACTATGATAGTGTAGGGCAGAATAGTATAAGTATTGGAGGAGCTATGGCAAGATCGGATCGTAGCATTGCTATTGGTTCAACTGCCAAGGTCAGCCAAAATAGCCGGGATGCGATTGCGTTGGGCTCAACGGTCAATGCGTTGGCAGATTCAACTATTGTAATTGGTGGTGTTGCAATTGCTGATGCCAGCAATGCTATTGCAATTGGAACAAGTGCGGTAGCTTATTCTATTCAAGCTGTGGTACTGGGATATGCCAACAGAGTAGAAAAGAACAGTAATGGTGCTATTGCTATAGGTGGTTCGTCTATTGCAAGCCGGGATCATTCAATGGCAATAGGGCGGGAGGTAAACGTTGAAGGCGAAAATGCAATAGGTATCGGGGCTTTTGCAAGAGCACAAAACTCAAATGCGATTGCAATTGGCCATCGGGCACGTGCCAGTGGTCAAAATTCTACAGCAATAGGTATAGGTGCCATTGCTGCAGCACCTGGAAGTATGGCATTATATAATAATGATGGGACAATCAATACTACCGACTCTGCTAATGTGCCAAATGGTTTTTATGCGGCTTTTAACGGGTATGAATTATATACAAATAATGCTTTTTCCCTGAAGCAATATAGCATTGATAAAGGAAAAATATTCTTTAATGCGGATAAAAATGCCGTCTCAATAGGGGCGCCTGCTACTTCGCAAAACAGCAGGTTGAATGTTAATGGTAGTTTGGCACTTCCGTTAACGAAAGTGTCCACTGATTATACAATTGCTATTAGTGATCATAGCGTGATAGCATTGAGCAATGTTGTATTAACACTGCCAAATGGTTCAGGGATAGATAGGAGGATCTATATACTGAAGAATGCGGCTGATGTAAGTATAACTATCAATGCGGTTTCACCGCAAAAGATAAAAAGACTTAATTCGGATGTGGCCACGAGTTATTCATTGGCTAGTGGCGGCAGTATTACTGTTCAGTTTGATGGAACAGACTGGTGGATCATTAAATAACCCCCCTTTCGCTCATGAAAAAGATCTTTTTAATCCTAATTTTTTTTCTTGCTGCCGGGCAGATGCATGCTCAACAGATCTATCAGATACGGGCTGATAGTGTTCGGATATATAATGATGTTGGAACCGCTGAACTTATTGTTGAAAACCGGACCAGGGATACACTTGGTTTCCTCTTCAATAAGGGCCATGGCAGAACGGAGTTTCATAAATTGAACCTGCAAAGTTTAAGCGGAGGAAGGATTGCCCTGATTGGGCATGATACGGTAGCTATTAATGTTACGCCGGTAAAGAATGTAGATTCTCTCTGGCAAAAAGGAGATAGTGTAGCCTACCGAATAGATAGCAGGAATTATGCAGTTTTTGCACCTTTGACATTTAGTAAGCTCAATGATGTGAGGTATTTTGCCATTAAAAATGAAGATCTGTTGCGTTATAACCTTTCTCTGAATAAATGGGAAAATTGGGCTTTTGCAGATACACTATTAGGAAGAGATCTTCCTTTTAACCTAGGTATTTCACGCATAAAAACTGCTTATTTTAGCAATGTACCTTACGATAGTATTGGGCAGAACAGTGTTGCTTTAGGTTTTTCTGCGATGGCTAAATCAAGTTCGGCAATTGCTATCGGTTATTTGGCAAGGAGTGCAATCGGTAATAGTATTGCCATAGGCAGCATGTCTAATAATGCCCTTAACGGTTATTCCGTAGCAATAGGGCCATCGGTTTATCTAACCGCAAATAATTCAATTGCCATAGGCGCGCTCGCAAAAGTTACTGTTAGTAACTCAATTGCATTGGGTTACAGTTCAAACGCTATCGTGCCATCATCCATGCAGATTGCAATAGGTGCTTTTTCAGCGGCAAAAGGAGTTTATTCAACGGCGTTAGGTTTTCAGGCAGTAACGGCAGGCGGAACTTCTATTGGGTACAGAGCAGATGCATATGGCACCTCTGTTGCTATTGGTGCAGATTCTCGTACGGCTAATCTGAATGCAATCGCTATAGGCCCTCCCGGAGCTTATGCAAAGACTGTCCAAAGTATGGGTTTATTCGATGCTGAGGATGGCCAGGGTCGTGATTCTGCTAATGTTGTACGTGGCTTTTTTGCCCGCTTTAAAGGAGGGTATGAGTTATACACCGATAGCTCATTTACAATGAAACAGGTTACTGGGGATAAGGGTGCAGTATTTTTTAGTTCTAATCCCCACTCCACTTTTTTAGGACTTCCGGTTTCTTCACAAGCCAGTACTTTAAACGTGAACGGTAGCCTGTCCCTCCCGCTAACCAAAGTATCCTCTAATTACGCCATCACTTCAAATGACTATACCGTAATCGCCTTAAACAGCGTAACGCTCACTTTGCCCGGAGATGTAGGTGCAAACCCGAGATTGTACGAGTTGCAGAACGCCTCCGCCAGCAGCTTAACAGTTGCCACATCATTATCACAAAAGATCAAAAACCTCGATACAGATACCACCACCAGTTATGCATTGGCCAGTGGTGCCAGGATAACTGTACAGTTTGATGGAACAGACTGGTGGATCATTCAATAGAAAAAAGGCATAGCAATAAGCGCTATGCCTTTTTTTATTTAGTTAGTTGCGCCGCCATTGACCAACAAGTGCTGCCCCGAAACAAAGGAGGACAGGTCACTCGCAAAGAACTCCGCCAGGTTTGCCACATCTTCTACCTCTGCCAGTCTTCCCATGGGGCAGCTGTCCAGCAATTGTTTCCTTAATTCAGGATATGCTTTAGGATCTGCAAAGATGCCGGAGTGGTCCACGGCAAAAGGAATGATGGAATTCACCGTTACGCCTCTGTGCCCGATCTCTTTAGAAAGGATGTCCACTAAATATCTCGGCGTGGTTTTGCTACCGCCAT includes the following:
- a CDS encoding ABC transporter permease — protein: MLLNYVKIAQRNILKNRFYSLLNITGLATGITFAMLIMAYVWSELQVNTTLKNAPNQYIIQSKWKDANMGFELATIGPLAKALKEQYPTLVKNYYRWDGVTTNAAVGEKKFRQGVQIGDSTFLTMYGFKVLQGDAATALNAPYSMVVTETMAKKYFGSADALGKTMSLENFSGDKHDFQVTAVIRINGKNSVTSLTDQNENGIYLSPKAFPFFGRDMESWNNPYIVGMLELQDGVTAAQLAQPMAVLIKQNTPAQVSDNVQPYVVALKDYYLQKDNRLVSRMLYTLSGVALFILLMAVINFINISVSRSSSRMKEIGVRKVLGSLRKQLIWQFLIESTILVFISAILAFVLYLALKNTFGQILNRTLPSLDEFPLYFIAFPLLLICLTGLAAGLYPAFVLSSLKSVDSLKGTLKSVKENVVLRKSLVAFQFFTAAIVLIGAFIITKQIQLFFSRNIGYDKEYVVSAQVPRDWTPKGVNQMQSLRTQFAAMPEVKGVTLSFEIPDGGNSGNLNVYRGTADSTTAVASYMLSTDEYYADTYGIPMAAGKYFNEPDLYTDSSKVVINEKMATSLGWKLPADAIGQKVKLVGNNGLFTIAGVTKDFHFSSMQQAVQPIIFINVRSANIFRYFSFKLKGSDAIPALQRKWAALIPGAPFEYKFTDDILANMYQTEVQLKQAAYTATILSFIIVLLGVTGMISLSIQKRRKEIGIRKVLGSSINGIVTLFVKEFVVVILVAGLVACPVAYIIMQRWLNDYVYRIDITVLPFIITLFVLLVITTVLIVLQTVKAASANPVNSLRSE
- a CDS encoding c-type cytochrome, with the translated sequence MIKKILKWTAIIVLTPIAIILLLTPFRQKLKYDAPYPDIKASKDSAVIAQGKHLVFGPAHCMDCHSTANNDSLLNLGQDIPLSGGVVFKLPVGDIYSKNITPDQETGIGKYSDEAIARILRYGVHADGRAVYEFMSFHDASDEDLTAIISYLRSRPPVKNEVPKHNLNFMGNLIQAYMIKPNGPHGEVPKSVVRDSSAEYGRYLAHNIANCNGCHTVRDLAGNFTGEPFAGGGPMEERLGTYTPPNITPDSSSRIFNWSEENFIARFRLGRIVDGSPMPWSAYKGMSDTELKAIYNYLQTLKPVRNVIASTFTPKEAK
- a CDS encoding SDR family oxidoreductase, encoding MTFRDRTVFITGASRGIGEAIALKLAAEGANIVIAAKSVEEDPRLGGTIFSVAEAVEKAGGKALPVQVDIRDEANIQQAVQQAADKFGGIDILINNASAIQLTNTEQTPAKRFDLMYDINVRGTFLVTQHCIPWLKKGSNPHILTLSPPVNLAPQWLGPHVAYTISKYNMSMLVLGWAEELKTYGIAANSLWPATTIATAAVRNLLGGEALISRSRKPGIIADAVYYILSRSSAVCTGNNFIDEDVLKDEGITDLEKYAVTPGGPLHPDLFL